The Strix aluco isolate bStrAlu1 chromosome 29, bStrAlu1.hap1, whole genome shotgun sequence nucleotide sequence TGGCCACAAATCCACTGGTTTTGCAGACTCGAGGCAATGGATAAAATAAAGCTGCAGGAGCCATAGGTTTATTTTTGGGTGGTGGCACGAGAAACCGTGGAGATGCTGAGCAGCACAGGTCACCTTCGGTCCTCATTTCACTGCCCCCAGAAAATATCCCTGCTCTGCTGCGAGCAAAGCCACCCGCAGCGGCAGCTGCAAAAACATGGTTCAAATCCCTGACTTCGCATTCATGCATGGAACTTTACTCTGTCAGCAATGAAAAATGCCTAAAAGTCCCCCCGGGGCCCACATCTGCCTGTGGGTGCCACAAGTTGATATCAGCGGTGTCACCAGCAAGAGCTGAGCACAAAGCAGACTTCCCGGGGACCCTGGTTTTCTCCCTTTGCAGCCCAAAAACCGGGGTGGGGGGCTTCATTTTTGCTAGTTGTTGCAAGGTGTAATTGAGGGCTTGGGGTTTTCCggcagggaggaaggagcagacGTCTCTACAGGCTTTGGCAGAGGACTGGGGAGCTGGGCTTCTTTTCTGGTCTTGAAGAGCTCTGTCCCACGGTGGCTCTGGCTCCAGGTTTCCTTTGAAACCTGGGCCAGGGCTCCCAGCCCAGGGGTAGAGCTTGGGGCCAGGGTTCAGTCTGGCACCCACCTTTGGGAGTTGTGGGCATCTGCATTCAGGGCGCCTGTCCTCTGCTCCAAGCCCATGCCAGCAGCTCCGGGTGGTCCGAGTCCCAGACAAGCCATCAAGCCTGCTTGATGCAGCCAGATTCCCATTCGTGGTAATCAAGATCTCATCTAGTTGATACCCCGGGACCGGGGAGCACACAGAGCTTATGCTGGCAGAGAGTCCAGCACTCTTGCTTAAGCAATCCTGTCAAGCTCTAAATGAGCCAGGGAGAAATACCACTCCACTTTGGCAGGTGATGCTCGGCCGCTCCATCCGCCTCCCAAATCCAGCCCAAGCCCCAGCGCAGGGGCTGAGCAGGGCAATGGTGTCTGTGAGGATGCTGGCACGGCCCCCGGCGAGCACGGAGGTGCCGCCGTCTGCGCGGCAGAGCCGTGGTTGGCGCTGCCTTCTCTGCAGAGCCGCTGGCACGGAGCCTGGcgcaggctggggagagcagccaggGAGCGAGGGCGGCCgtgggcaggcagctgggacACTTCgctgccagagcagggctggctgaCGGCTctcaggcaggcagcagtgaACGAGCATCACTCGGGGTGTTTCCAGCAGTGTTTGGCTGCTGGTGGTGTTTGTAGGAGCCCTCTTCTGTCTCGTGCTGAGTTTGGGACGTGCTGGCACTGGCACGAGTCGCTGGCACTGCCACCTCCCTGTCTCCTGTGTGTTGGGGTGTTGATATTATCCCCCCATCAGTGTTTTAAGGATGACCCTTTCCAAAATGCATGGGGCTCCCAGCATCACTTTCTGCCCTGtttgctccctccctgcctgggtgTCTTCACCCTCCTCTGGGGTCCTCCACATCTCCTGGAAAGGTGAAGCAGCATCCTGTATCCTGAGCATGTAACCTCCCCTGGGTGCTCCTGGcctccccaggcagagcccaTGAAGGGGGGGTAACAGGGGGATGGTCTCGAGCAGCAGCATGGGGTTCTTGAAGAAGGTCTCAGCAGGACCATTTTGCATCCTGCAAGTCAATGGAAGAATAAAACAAGACGTTGCTTTGACTGAAGTATTTGCACTTGCGGGATGTCAAAACAGGGGAACCTAGAAATGTCAACCTTGGCTTATTTTTGGGTCTTTATtcagaaaaaaggagaaatggcAGCTGAAGAGCAATTGCTCTCAGAGGAGCTGACTGCCGAGCGTGTGCCACTGAAGCAGGAGCCATTTGAAGATGGTCTCTTTAGAAGAAAACCTCCTTTTCTCTAAGAAGTGGTGGTGCAAGGGAGCAAGCAGGGATGGCTGGCGGCTGAGCATCCAAGAGCCGGGTGGTCGGAGAGCACTGGTTCCTCTAAGCTCTGCCTGCCGGGAAGTACCGTGCTGCCAGCGGCTAGGACAAAATGGGCTTGGTGGCCACATGTcctggtggggagggagggaaggagggagctgctcctgggggCTCAGAAGTGGCCAAAGgtgctctgctctgcttccccCCACCATGCTGCAGCCCCTCAGCCTCATGCTTTCCTGGCTCTGTTCCCCAACCCTGCATGCAGCAggcatgttatttttaaaaataaattaaatgcaaagaagGGCCTCTATCTAGGCCTTCAACTAGAGTCTTAATTGGCCTCACTCCCCAGGGACTGGCGAGCCCCGGAGAACGCTGCGCTATCGGAGTAATGAGCTATTAATAAACTGCACTGCTCAGCTTGGCTCGGCTCTGCCCAGGCCAGATGGGGACCATGGGGCCCCAGTTGTCACTGCGGGGGACCCGGGGTCTCCACAGCTGGGGCAGCTTCTGTGGGATGTCCTGGAGCCAGCAGAGACCCACAGGGGCAGAGCCAGCCTTGGCCACCTCAGCACCTTGCTCCAGAGCTCATATCTGCCTGGGTCTGCTGGGAGGGGACTCATCcagcacccattaattccccctCCATGGGGTTTGTTGAGGGTGttggggctgtgcccagctccaccggggcacccatgggtgggggctgtggggcagcgggggcagctggtgctctgctccagctgagGAGTAGGAAGGAGAGCCCGGGACTGCGGCTCCCGCTCCCCGGCTGCCGGGTAAAACAACGCCAGCGGGTTCGTACCTTTGCTTAGAGGATCAGGTGGCCAAAGTAGTAACCAAAAGTGGAGTACGGTTACCCCGGGCTCATTCATAATGGACGCGGCGGAAAGCCGTCATGCTCACGGGCTGTCTCCGGCACAGCGGCcatgggcaggggaggggaaggggccagatcccccccagcccctggagGGGGAAGCAACAGTGGGCACAGGATACGGCCAAGCGTGGGAAACCATTAacctggcagcagagcctgggtGTATTTATTTAGCATAGAGACACTAAATAAAATAAGTGTCACAATAAATTGGGAGGGCTTTTTCCTGCAGGTTTGCAGGTTGTGCCTGGGTGCATCCTTCCCATCCAGCCCTGTGGCAGAGCAGGAGCGGAGCCTTCTGAACCAGGGGGGACCAAGGGAATCTGTCCCCCCCTCACCCTAGCGCCGGCTCGGGTTCCCGAGGCTGCCAGCCAGGCAGAGCCGATCGCAAAATGGTTCTTGGCACGGCTGTGAGCAGCCTCCTTGAAGGCAGAGGCTGCCAAGCAGCTCCAGCCACATCCCTGCTCCAGTGCCCCGGTGGCATTTGGGAACCTCTGGTTGCTGGACATGGAGGGGTCAGGACATGGGGTGGTCGGGTGCAGTGAGTGAAGCCTGAGCAGTGCTGGAGAGAGGGGCTGTGTGGCTGgtgaggggggagggaaggggctgggacATGTGGTGGGGGCAGCAGTGGGGTCTCCAGTCTCACCCCGCTGCCCCCAGCAAAGAAAGCCTGTGCTGCATCCCACCCGGCTGTTAAtcccctccctgcagctctgTGAAAAATGATAACGCTTCCCTCTCGGTTTGATTCGctggaggaaaaagggaaatgtGGCAAAATTAAGacaggcaccaaaaaaaaaaaaaaagcctgtgaaatATAATCTCCTGCGGCTCTTAAATTGCACTGAGCAATGGGTTTATTGCCAGAGAATTGCTCAGCTTGGATAATAGGATCAGAGCAGGGAATTATCCATGGAGATTGCATCCTACCCCCCGATGTGGGCATAGAGAGAGGGTCAGGAGCCCTCTCGGCCCCCTGAGGGCATTCCCACGTGTTGCCAGCCCCTGTGGGACAGGAGGGAGGGTGACACCAGCCATTGGTGTCCTTTGTCAGGCGGCCCTGGAGATGGGCCAGCTCCTGCTGTCCCCGCTCCATCAGTGTCACCTCTCTGGGGAGGTCCAGGGTCCCCATCGCTCATCCCGCTGGTGCCGAccccagggcagggctgctgtGAGCCGAGCGCTCTGAGAGTGCGAAGGACGGGGAAGGGGGTGACAGGGAACGGCAGCACGGCAAAACCTTCAGGCTCCTTCTGGTCTGTCCCACCGagcctccctggggctggggcacgACTGCTGCACAAGGGACGGGGCCAGCCGGGGTGGGCTCGGGGCACAGGGCAGAGCCGAGGGCTGCAATGCTGCGGGAGAAGGAGTTttgggaggagaggggctggcagGTTTGAGCGAAGGGCGACAACTTGGTAGGAGGCAGGGGTTGGCTCAGCACCCTGGAATGGTGACCCCCGTGTCCTGCCCCACTGTCCCGTGGCCCGGGGTGCTCTATCTTCCACAGTGCCCCTTAGcaaaggggaagggatgggggatGCAAATGGACATGGTGGCTTGTCCTCTCCCCACTGCGAGCCTGCCCTGGCAGCTCCCACCATCTCTCCtggtgaggagcagcagctcctcctctctccctccatcACCCCCTAAACCAAGCACCAGCTGCCTTAAGTTTGGCCTTTTCAGAGGCTTTTGGGCAATGAGGACATGCAGTGGCACTGCAATGGGCTTGAGCAGCCACAGACGTCGCATCCTCCcgtcccctctccccccatcctgctgggctCTGACGGACGTATTTGGGGTCCCTGGTGCTcccagagagacagagagagcgggggggggggggggggggggggggggcggggttgTGGCAAAAAAGCCCTGAAACAAGGTCCAGCGCTCCCCAGAGCTGTGACTTAGGCTTCCCCAAAGGCAGAAGAGCTGGAGCCAGCCTGGCTGCTCCTCGGGTACTGTGCACCAATTTGTCCCAGTGGTCTCGCCAGTTTGTCCCAGTGCTGTGGGGGCAATGGGACATGATGCCCCATGATGGAGGACTTGGTGTTCCTCTGCCCCTTCAAGCCATCGGTATGGCAGATAAATGCTGTCGATAGAGAACAGATGGGGAGAGGGATGCTTGTGCCTCCTGCCCATGAGGTGCAGCAGCCAGTAGATACCTGGAAAGGCACAAAGCAAATAAATCCTGGCAGCAAGGAGGTGAAGtcagaggtggaagaggaggaggaggaagaggagaaggagcgGGCTGCTGGGAATGGTGAGCATCTCCCCATGGAGGCAGCAGGCCAGGTTGGGGCCCTTACATTGCTTCAGTGGGCACCCTGCTGCAGCACTGGTGGTGATGCTCTGCCCAGGCTCTCACCCCACATTGCTCTGGGAATCCAGGGAGAGGACCCAACCCCAGGAGATGGTGAAGCACTTCAGGTCACATCAGTTGGTTCATTTGGGATATTTTCTCTTTGGGCCTTTCACCCTCAGCGCAGGGCTGAGACCTGCCCCACTCGCTGCACCTCCACAGGGGATGCTGGAGGGGTGACTGTGCTCTCGGTACCCCCCAGATTGCCTGCGTTCCCTCGCCGGGCCCAGaaacaccctgcagcaccccaacTGAGCAGCTCTGCCACTTAATTAGGTTAATGACAGTGCTTCATTATGGAAAGGGGGCTGAGGAGTTTGCACTGGTGCTGGGAGGTGCGTTTCCAGGTGCGGTGGCAGCCCAGCAGATTTGGGGCACAGAAGGGGACAGGGAACGgggaagagggagcagagagaagagaaagcgGCAGCGAAGTGCTAATCCCTGGGAAGGAGGGTGGCTGGGGCACCGTGCTGCGCGAGGTCGGTGTTAATCCCTCATCTGCGAAGATGGTGCCTGCAGCTGCCTTAATCTCCACTCTGAGAGGGCGACAGTGGGGACAGGAATGGCAGGACTGGTCCCTACATGCGGTGCCAAACATCCCCCGTCCTGTGGGACCTCGCCGAGCCCGGGGCCTGGGAAGAATTTGTGCTGCTGGATGAGACCTCACAGCAGCCacacagggagcagaggggatGTGGCATCCCTCCTGTGTCATGAGTTTGCAAGGCCTCTGGCTGCGTCTCTTTGCTCCTACACTGCCCTGAGGGGTCCGTGTCTCCCGTTATCGTGGGCGCTCACGGTCCCATGTGCCTGCACGTGCACTGTCGGTGGCACAGAGCGGGTGTGAGCCAGTGGCGGGGGCAGAGGCTGAGGTGTGGGTCTGCAGCCGTGTCTCCTCTCGCAAATCTCTCCCCTGCATCAGTTTCCCTGCTCTCCTAATGGTGTGTGCAGGCGGTGAGGCTTCTTTAGCCCAGGTTTGCACAGGACACAGTCACCAGGTCACACATGAGGGGCTGAGAAGGGGGTCTGAAGGGTTTCCTGGGTGGGGCTGGGACTTTACCAGCACCGTGCCCATGGTTTGGGGAGCGTTTTCCCATCTCAGCCCACAGACGGGTGATCTGGGGCTGGGTAGGACTTTGTTGGCCTCCGCCAGGCTGGTCGCTGACTCTGCATCTCTCTCCCTTCCAGGCGCATGGGAGAATGGTAGTGAGCCCGTAAGACCATGCTCTACACAATGAAATGTTGGCTCCTGGTCCTGGTCCTCCAGCTGGTCCTCCTGAGCCCACCGCGGGTggcagcctgccctgcccgctGCGAGTGCGCCCCGCAGATCAAGTCGGTGGTGTGTCACCGCAAGCGGCTCACCTCCATCCCCGAGGGCATCCCCACCGAGACCAAGATCCTGGAGCTCAACAAGAACCGCATCCGCTGCCTGAACCCAGGGGACCTCTCCCCGTAcccgctgctggaggagctggattTCAGCGAGAACATCATCTCCAATGTGGAGCCGGGTGCCTTCAGCAACCTGTTCAACCTGCAGACCTTGCGGCTGCGGGGGAACCAGCTCAAACTCATCCCCCCGGGGGTCTTCACTAAGTTGACCAACCTCACCCTCCTGGACATCAGCGAGAACAAACTCGTCATCCTGCTGGACTACATGTTCCAGGACCTGCGAAACCTGAAGAGCCTGGAGGTGGGCGATAACGACTTGGTGTACATCTCCCAACGGGCCTTCTCGGGGCTGCTCGGCCTGGAGCAGCTGACCATTGAGAAGTGCAACCTGACCTCCATCTCAGCCGAGTCGCTCTCCTACCTCCAGAACCTGGAGGTGTTGCGGCTCCGGCACCTCAGCATCTCTGCGCTGGAGGACCAAAACTTCAAGAAACTCTACAACCTCCTGCAACTGGAGATCGACAACTGGCCGCTGCTGGAAGAGGTCTCCCCCACCAGCTTCCAGGGTCTGAACCTCACCTCGCTTTCCATCACCTACACCAACATCACAGCCGTGCCCGCCGCTGCCTTGAGGAACCTGGTGTACCTCCGGTACCTGAACCTGTCCTACAACCCCATTAGCACTGTGCTGAAGGGCTCCTTTAAAGACCTCATCCGGCTCCAGGAGCTCCACATCGTGGGTGCTCTCTTGGTGTCTGTGGAGCCACAGGCTTTCTCCGGCCTGAGACAAATCCGGCTGCTCAACCTCTCCAGCAACTTTCTCTCCACCCTGGAGGAGAGCACCTTCCACTCCGTCAACACACTGGAGACACTGCGGGTGGACAGAAACCCCCTGGCCTGTGACTGCCGCCTCCTCTGGATCCTGCAGCGACGGAAGACGCTCAACTTCGACGGGCAGCAGCCTATGTGCTCCTCACCACCCGAAATCCAGGGCAATGCCCTACGCGACTTCCCAGACTCTGTGCTCTTCGAATATTTCACCTGCCAGAAGCCCAAGATAAGGGATCGGAAGCTGCAGCATGTGACAGCCCGGGAAGGGCAATCTGTGTCCTTCCTTTGCCGGGCAGACGGGGAGCCAGACCCCTCCATCGCCTGGGTGTCCCCTCAGCACCGCATGATCACCACCCGCAGCACAGGGCGGGCGACCGTGCTGCCCGGGGGCACCCTGGAGATCCGCTTTGCCCAGGTGCAGGACAGTGGCACCTACATCTGCATCGCCAGCAACGCGGGAGGCAACGACACCTACTTCGCCACCCTGACGGTTAAGGGGCGGCCAGCTGACAGCTCCCACTATGCGAACCGAACTTTGTACCTCAGCGAGTTCAACGACACCTCCCACAATGACACGCAAGTCTTCTTGAAGTTTACGTTGGACCTCAAGACCATCCTGGTCTCCACGGCCATGGGCTGCATCACCTTCCTGGGCGTGGTGctcttctgcttcctcctcctcttcgtctggagccggggccgggggcagcaCAAGAACAACTTCTCAGTGGAGTACTCCTTCCGCAAGGTGGATggtcccaccaccaccaccggcCAAGGAGGAGCCAGGAAGTTCAACATGAAGATGATCTGAGCCTCTCCCAGAGGAGAACCATTGTCTGCTGCCTGGCCCCAGGCACGGCCatggtgggtcagggctgggggggttgtGTGGGAGCACTGGTGACATCCCAGCGCTGGCGGTGGGACCTTGCTGTGCTGGGACGCAGCTGGAGACATGCCAGAGGCACCGTGGGCCAGCACGGTCAGAACCACATAGACCTCAGGGTCGGGGAGCGATGACCCCGACTGTCCCGGCCCCGCGGTGAGCCCTTGGGGCACAATGGCTCAGGGGCCATCCCGGCTCCAGGGGCTCCCAATGTAGCCAACATTTTTGCTACCAACTATGCATTTCTCTAGCCAAGAGATCAGCAGTGTTTGGgcctgggaaaaaaaactgcttctctttttttcccccctttccctttttttttaagagactctCTGGAAAACTTTCCTGGTGGTTGTTTATGgttcttctcttttcttgttgttgggttttttttttgtccaacaattttttttttaatgaatttccaAGAGAAAAGTCTTCCGGGGCAATGCAGGGCTGGGGCGCCAGGGGAGGTTGTGCCGAGCTGGGGTTCTCATCCAGCCCCTCGGCAAAGCCGGACCCCACAGGGCACGGCTGTGCCTTGAGAGCTTTCCATTGGTGGATTTAAGATGTGGTATCTGCAAACATGGATTCCTGGGGACACTCCTGCACAAGCAATAATAACCCACCCAAGGCCAGGCTCTGAGGAGGtgtcagcaagaaaaaaagggaaaaaaaagcaaaatgaggtCAAGGTCATTAAAATCAGGAGGAGCAGTCCCAGGGCAATGCAAGGCCCTGTCTTTGCATCCGCTCAAGCCCCCACGGGAGCGACGGGGGGTAAAGGGGTAGGGGGTCAGGATTTGTACGGGTGCAAAAGGCACTTTTGGGTCCATTTTCTTTGGCTTGAAAAGTCGAAGTAtgcaggagagcaggagctgGTGCGTCCTGTGTGGGGAGGCCATACAGCCcaggaaagaagaagagaagagccTGGAACAAGCAGCTGGGGAGccaacagcaaaagcaaacaccAAAAGAAGGTCCCAGCTGGTACCTCCATCGCATCCGCCTGCATCCTGCACCCTCCAGCGCTGAGGGCCACAGGTCGGTGTCCCcaggctctgctctctgctgccaCGGGGACAGTTCCCAgcttcccctcccacccctgccccagcagcactggCTTCGGCTTGGGGTGTAGGTTTTTTGGTGggagaaggagcagagctggcacagctGGAAGGGGAGAGCCTGGATGGGACCTAGATGGGCCAGGGAGTCCAtcgcttcctcctcctcctcctctttcttctcctcctttgtGCACCCTCAGGGGTTGCTGCAGGTCCCACCACTGTCCCCATTCCTGCGGGCACGTCCCCCCCACCTGGATGTCCCTTCTCCAGCCGGCCACAGTCAGGCTGGACATGCTGGCTCTGGAAACTGGAGAGGGCAGCTGCCCGTCTCCTGCCAGGCATCCCCGGGTCCTTGGGGCTGCGCTGGAGGCAGGAGCTCCCGATGGGTCAGGGCTGTGGCACCCCCATGAGCTTTGGTGCGTGGGGCACAAGTAAGAGCAGCTACCCGGGTTATCCCCTGCACCCCATCCTGCTGCCCCCATCCTCCTCTCGCACCCATGGGCGTCGGGTGCCCCCCAGCCTCCTGCTGAGCCccaggggggagaggggagaaggagcCAGCGGGCTCAGCACCCAGCCTCCCTCCCCAAGGTGCTCCCTGGTCTGTTCCTGCCAGCTCGGGGTGCAGCCAGTCACTGCCAGGATCCAGCCCATGACCAGAGGGGGGAAGGGGTTGCTGCCCATCTCTCCCCACCCATCGCCTGCCGTGGGCCCAGCCATTGCCCATGGCCCCTTCGCATGGCCAGTGACCCCTCGCTCCCTGAGCCGTGCATGCCGTGTCGTACCGGGGGTCCCACCGGCCTCACCCACGTGCCCTTGTTCGGTGTCTGCGGGTTTTTTATctggggggtggcggggggcggggagggggtcAGGCACAGACCCTTGCAGCCGGGAGCAAAGGCAGATTTGGGCACTGCAGACCTGGCACAGTTTTATATGTAACAAGCATGTGAAATGTATTTgcgggggaaaaagaaaaaaaaaaaaaaagggacttctGCGGctcgtttggtttttttccccttttcttctccatgTGCCTCAAATAAGAACAGCCAGAATCAGCGGACAAAGCCCAAGCAGGGCTGATTGCAAGTGTAGAGCTGGGCAGGACCCAGAAAGGGCGGTTGGACCCATTTGCACCACGTGCAGGATTCGTGCCTTTGCACTCCCCAGACCCGCTCCAGCCTGGTGCAAGCCCAAGGGAGTCCCGGGGTTCAGGCAGGCGTCAACCCCCCAGAGTTCTGCCGGGCTTTGCAGCCCATCACCTGGTCATCACTACCATCAGCCCCGCAAAACCCTTAATAAACAATGCTAAACCAACTTTCAGAGGGTACTAAAGTCCATATTAATAACTAATAAATGATTAATGAGCATGTGTTAACAAACTGCCACTGCTGTTAATCTCTTATTAATTATTAATAGAGTGTTTATCAGGACGCCCTTAAGCTGAAGGGTGCAAAGCTAGCACCTCACCTCCTGCTTGAAGGgaaattggggagggggggttgtTAAAAGAATTCACGTGCACATAAGAGTTCACACACACACGTACGTGTACACAGGCTCAGCCAAACCCCTCCAATGAGACTGGAAAACCGGGCACTGGGGGTCTGCGTCACAGCTCTctggctggggaaactgaggcacggagggGCACAGCAGTAGGGCCAAGGGGCAGGAGCCAGCGGcacggggagggggaggcaggtgGGAGGGGGGTGTCCCTCTTCTAAGGAAGACTGAGGTGACCCTCTCTGTCCCCTTTTCTGTCCCACCAGCCCCAGAGGACACGCTGGCCCCAGGCAAGGCCGTCCCTGCCCATCACCATTCCCACGAGGCGCTCAGCCAGCCCAGTGTCCCCTTGCCTGTCTGGCTGGGGACCATCTGTTCCTGTGTCCCCAGCAAAGGGGCTGCTACAACTCCCCAAAAGTCACCCCGTTTCCCTCCTTCCAGGCTCAGGGGCTGATCTGCCCCCATGCCAGCCCCCAATCCTGGCTTTCCCAGTGTGGCACTGGGCTGGGGACTGGGCTGGGAACTGGGAGCCTGCGGGGTGGTGGAAGCAAAGCAATGCCTCCATCTGCTGGAGGGAAGGACAAGGACCCTGGGCCAGTTCCCAGCCTCTGCACCCCAAAATTCCACACCCCGCTGCTCCCCGGGGACGTGGGGCGGCTCCCGGCATCTGCATCACCAGCATGAAGGAGGGTGGCCCTGGTTGCAAAACAACCGgggtgctgccagcaccctgggcctcctgcagccccccagcagccaGGGCAAGAGCTGTCGTGGGAGTAAAAGAGGAAATTGGGGCTTTTCTCTCATTTCctgcatgaaaaaaatgttgtatgGCGGAAGAGTGCCCAGGAGGTTAAGGGCTGGGGTTAGAGTTTGCGCCTGTGCCGAAGGGTCTGGGTGCACCGTGGCTGCAGGGACACCTGTGGAATCCAGGGCTGAGCCCACCCTCTCCTGCGGCAGCTTTTGGGGGACGAATGTTGCCAGGAGTGAAGATGCTGAGAAACCAGCTCTGGTGGTTTTGGTGCTCGCTGTGCCCAGCCCATGTGCCCACACAGGCCCAGCAGTGGTATCAGCCTGACCTGCCCTGAGCTGGGAACGGAGCATCCCCACAGCAGTGAAGTATTGAGAATAATGTCaggaaaaaaccaccaaaaaataaagacaattagaaaaatgtaattttccagcAGGTGCATTTAAAGATCATATCTCCTGCTGGGAAGAGAAACCAATTTCCTTACAAATTAAAAAGACTTTGGCTAAGTAAAACTTCCCTACATCAGTTCCCCAAATCCCACCCCTGCACAAAGAGGGGGACAAAGGGCTCGGCACCCCCTGGACCAGAGACTGCAACCACCATCCTGCGGCTGCTTTGTCAGCCTGGGACAGGCAGAGGAACCCACCGATGGATTCAGGGGTGCCCCGTGGCTCGGAGAAGCTTACTAGTCCTGCAGGGCTTAGCAATATAAAATCACAGTCCTTTTTAAGGGCTTGGCTTGCTTTTAAAGTTGGCGTTGTCTCCTTTATTATAATAAGAGGCATCAGGAAATTTGCAGCTAATACTTCTGCGAAAGGCAACTCCTGC carries:
- the LINGO3 gene encoding leucine-rich repeat and immunoglobulin-like domain-containing nogo receptor-interacting protein 3, encoding MLYTMKCWLLVLVLQLVLLSPPRVAACPARCECAPQIKSVVCHRKRLTSIPEGIPTETKILELNKNRIRCLNPGDLSPYPLLEELDFSENIISNVEPGAFSNLFNLQTLRLRGNQLKLIPPGVFTKLTNLTLLDISENKLVILLDYMFQDLRNLKSLEVGDNDLVYISQRAFSGLLGLEQLTIEKCNLTSISAESLSYLQNLEVLRLRHLSISALEDQNFKKLYNLLQLEIDNWPLLEEVSPTSFQGLNLTSLSITYTNITAVPAAALRNLVYLRYLNLSYNPISTVLKGSFKDLIRLQELHIVGALLVSVEPQAFSGLRQIRLLNLSSNFLSTLEESTFHSVNTLETLRVDRNPLACDCRLLWILQRRKTLNFDGQQPMCSSPPEIQGNALRDFPDSVLFEYFTCQKPKIRDRKLQHVTAREGQSVSFLCRADGEPDPSIAWVSPQHRMITTRSTGRATVLPGGTLEIRFAQVQDSGTYICIASNAGGNDTYFATLTVKGRPADSSHYANRTLYLSEFNDTSHNDTQVFLKFTLDLKTILVSTAMGCITFLGVVLFCFLLLFVWSRGRGQHKNNFSVEYSFRKVDGPTTTTGQGGARKFNMKMI